A stretch of DNA from Acipenser ruthenus chromosome 21, fAciRut3.2 maternal haplotype, whole genome shotgun sequence:
CCATTGCATGTGTTCTGTATCATTACTGAAGCCTGTACACTGATGTGCTCCCCTCACCTCCACAATCAGCCTTAGTGAGATTTTTCAGAAGTAATATTTCAAGTAATCTTACTTGAAAGAAACATACAGAACACAGATAAAAAATATTAGGAAAGTGTATGTTATTAAGCATCACTTTAGCCTACAGTAAACTTGCATGGCAGACATTTAAATTTACTGATTAAAAGCTGTTGTACTATATTCTTGAATTTCCTAGGGATCAACACATATTttttgacatttattattattctttatttcttagcgaCACcatattcagggcgacttacaattcttacaaaatatcacagtaaaaagtatcacattacagaatatcacattacagatgacagcggttgtaaagtacaataaaatcagtagcaaaaagatcaaattcaataAGAGCAAAATAACTATCTATATATCAGTGCATTTGTAGCACCAttgttattaatataatatattttaaaataaagtttaagcAGAAAGTGGTTAGGTAATTATCTATGATTGTAGATATTTATCAGTAAATTGACTTCAGCTCTGCCTATGCTTTTTATCAATCAAAAAGTCTTACTCGTGatggattattattaataataataataataataataataataataataataataataataataatgtgataggaTACTTATACTCTCTCTTAAAATAGATGTAAAAGACTGCTCCTGTagtttaacatcagggctgaagaatgAAATACTTTATTGATTTCATTGACTTACAGTTTTGAGAAAGTGAAATGTCTGGTTAAATGAAGAATGTTTTGTGCCGCTACTGGCTGCAGCTGCCGTAAAACTCCAGTAACATCTGCCAGTTTAAATAGTCGCATACTCGCTATAGTGGTCCACTATAGTAACATTACCTGTTCAATATCATTACTGTataagtactgtacatattttcaagCACTCTTGTAAACTGTTTGTCTTTCAAACTAATGTGTGTGCTGTAGTTTGTTCCATGCATGACAACAGTCCCTATagtatatggtcgggacagtcccgatttccgaTGCACAGAAGAAAGTCCCgctatttacccatagaaaaaaaaaatcacttattCTGCATAGTAGTTattgaaaaccacacgctgtgctcttcgtgcggctgacacatctgcccTGCCCCCGCCAGGGGACGaacgtcccgctgaacagtttccaaattttGGTAAGCATGTTGTTAAACGAGCTTATACTTCAGAAATATCACGCCCATAGCTACAGATCTTtatctctatctatatctatGATCACGCCTTTCCTCATAAGCGCCAGTCCTCCTGATTTCGAGTCACTTCAATCCCATAACTCCCCGCGGTTCACAAAGACACGCAGTTCTTATGCAGACCACCTAGTCTTTGTATATCGCTAGTGGAACATCTAGTACTGTTCAATTGTATTCTATATCCTTTTGGAGGAGGTGCTTCTTTGGTAGAGTGACAGACAGAACGCAAGAAAGCATTGGAGATTGAGTAGAGGGGTTTTAACTATTAGAAACAGAATGGCTGGAAACGCGTGGAGGTCAACGGTAAGAGACGTACACCACCATGTATCAGCAGTACAGTAACCTTTACATCTTTTAAACATGCTCTTTCGTAACATGTATCAGAAAATCAAGGGATGCGTTCCGGTGGCGTTAGAAACCCCGGAGGCTGTGGCAAACACCCTGCAGAGGCCTTTGCGCGGTGCCCTTGATCTGAATAAATCTTATGCAGATACGGTATATCAATACCGGTGGTATTGCAGGTAGTTGTGCGGCCGGACCTATGCCAAGGGCAAGTCGTTTGTCCGTAATGGTTGCCATGTGTACCTCATCATGTCGCAATGCTTTATATGTTGGACACAGATTTTGCCTGTGTGAGCATGTCTAGCAGCACCAATGTTAATTGTTATAAAATTACTTATCGGAGTTTTCACTGACATTTTTGCAGATCCAAAACCTATTGGGGAAATATGGGTTATGGCTTGCTGGCACGGAAAAACCGCAGCCCCAGGAAGTAAGAGGTTCACTAAATGTCAAACTGGTCATTTTAAGATTTGGAAAGATTCAGTACCGTATCCTTGTTTCATCAGGGTCACCAAAAATGTCAGGCACCAGTGTCAATTTAAGCTAGTATTGAGCTTGTTTTGTGTGGATTACTGTCACGTTTCAGCATAAATTGTGGTTGCTGCAAGGAATAACTGTTTTTTATTCCAAGGTCACTTGTGTCCTTATTTTAAGAATTTTTGTATCTGCAAAGACACTTATCTACTAACATTTTGAATGCACGTTAGAAAAAACAAGGTTTAGCTTACGTTGGTCATGGTAACATTATACTGTAGTTTACAAACTGACACGGaagataataatattaataaatatgccAATATGCTTCTTTAGAGCAAAAGCAAAGGAGAAGCTTTTTTGAAGGTTAAACACCTAGTATTAACAAAAAAAGTTGTCATTGAAAACCTATAGTACAGCCCTAGGTGCAAGCAGCACCTATGCCATAACTAATTGGCTACAGTGCATTTTGGTAGTAAACCTAACAAACcccatgtattttttaaattgttttatccAAGGGTAGGATACATTACACATGAATACCAGGTAAAGAAACAAGTAAAGGCACTGGCTGAGAGAGGATACTGTTCTGAATTGCATTTATATATCTGTTTTTCATTGCCTCCCATATTGCTGGTTGTACCAAGGATTAATCAACTTTCTTTTGTAAGAAATAAGAAGTCCTATAGGTATATTGCAACATACATTATGTTAaggccattttaataaaccaCATGGCATTATATAGTGTATATTAAAAACgtgtaattgtatttataaaCCACAACACCCAAAAGCTGAGAGCTTGGAATAccagcaataaaaaataatgacaacATAATCTTCTAACACCAGATTGACATTTTGTAATATGTTTATTAGTTTAATGTAAATGGCTCTAGATGGTTGGAATTACATTTGACTAGAAACACAACATTGAATATCAAAAATGTGAACTTGTGTTCATGTGGGTGGGTCAACTGAAGACACTATGGCTGTGATGCATTGCCTGTACTTCATATGAAAATGGTTTCAAAGTTACAAATGTAGATTAATCCATGGTTGCCTCTTATTGAAAGTAAATCTTTTGCACAGTTAATGCATGATATATTttaagcaaaatatatatattttgtacctGCTGTTTGGGACCATCAAAAGCCTAGTTAAATAAATCTAAAGGAAGCTATTTGCTGCCAAGTTTCTTCAAAAAGTgtcccatttatttttaaacacaattactGAATTCATTTGTAAAAGTTTTTGATGGTCTTATAGTTGTGGCTTGTAGCAGATGCTTTTAGCTTCAGATTGATTTTGTCATTACTCTCTCTGCCTCTTCTTCATGATTAccaatttattttaatgtgtaacaaggttttttttttctattcccaGTATTGCCTCCTTGTGTAATTCATGTAAAATGAATTTTTCACTGCACGTCAGTGCACGTATGCGTTTTATACATTTTAGATTTACAGTTGCTTGTACAGACAAGATTCCATAGCAGCTTCTGTATTGCATTTGTAGGTACAGTACTGTAAGTTACCTGGTGAGTTGCCTCTAATGCAGACCCATTTAGGCAGATTTTCTTTTGGAATAGTGCTATGCAATGACAGGAAGAGGTCATTGACGATCATGTCAATCCCAGACTTGTATAGCTGTGATTATGAAGCTTAATCATCATAGAACTGAGTACTTATACATTCATTACCCTGACCTGCAAACAGGTGGAGAAAAAGTAATTCACACCctggtaaaatatttaaaattaaatttatgTATGCCTAACGAGACTTGCAGACTTCGTTCTTtaggcatattaaaaaaaaaaaaaaaggtattaatgTGCCTGATAATTCTGTCCTTTTTATTTAGGTATCTCGTGTACTGGGAGCTGTGAAAAACCAGACGTCAGTCACAAGAGGATATGCTGGTGGGGTAAGTCGCTTCTTTTCACTGTGTGTCTGTAGAACAACATTAGCTCTGTGCCTTTCAGAAAGGTCATCTTTAAGAATGTCATGAGGAGGCTCTAGAAGTAGGAAGAGAGTGCATTTTAGATTTCTCAATCTGCTAGTATGTGTTGTAAAGAGTAAAGCTTCAATTCctgttactgtatactgtatgtatgtatgtatgtgtgtatatataaaatatatttttttaattattattttagctGAATGCCCTTACTAAATGCCATGCAGGTTATCAGAGGGCCTTACCTAATAAGTCTGTttcattcttgttttgttttgttttgttttctgtagatACAGACAGTTACCATTATCCCTGGAGATGGAATTGGACCAGAGATTTCTGATGCTGTTATAAAGATCTTTGATTCTGCTCAGGTAAGGAATAATTTCAAGACAGTAGTCAAGATAATGATTCAGCTGTACACACttgtacattaaaaaatgcaCTGTGATTTTGAAGGGTTAAATTAAGGAACTCTTAAGGCAAGTCAGAATGTGTAATCATTACCCAGTAGAGTCTGTGATTTGGTGACCCAGAAAGTTCTGTCATATTAGAAGTATATCTAATCCAAGGGTGAGGTGTATTCCATTTCACAGTTTTTTGAATGTACACAATAAATCCAGCTACTTACAATAAGAAAACCATTGCCAAATTCCCAAGTTACTGTGGATTAGACAGATGTGTGGATATGACCTTCATTTATGACCTTTTAATATGTAAACATAAATTCTAGGTCTTGTATAAGCAATGGGGTCTTAAAGGCAGTGTATTTTTAATGGCTTTTTGTCGACTCAAGGTTCCAATTCATTGGGAGGAGCGGAATGTAACGGCTATTAAAGGACCAGGTGGAAAGTGGATGATTCCTCCAGAAGCTAAGGAATCTATGGATAAAAGCAAAATCGGATTGAAAGGTAGGGACATGGACTGAGCGACTGCAACGCTAATTACACACAAATATTAACTTTCAAGATTCAGACTTTGGCATTTCTTGGTCATCCTTGGATAAAACTGCATTTTGTATTGGAGTATCATAAAGAAAAGTCTTCAAAATCACCCAGTAatggattgtatttatttatgctttaAGGACCTTTGAAGACGCCAATTGCTGCGGGCCACCCTTCAATGAATCTGCTGCTTCGTAAAACCTTTGACCTTTATGCAAacgttcgtccctgtgtgtcgaTCGAAGGCTACAAGACCCCCTACACTGATGTGGACCTTGTCACAATTCGAGAGAACACAGAGGGAGAGTACAGTGGGATTGAACATGTGGTATGCATCATACGATATAGCAAGTTTTAGAATAGTTTCCTGTACCATTGAATCATGAGTTGAATTGCTTTCCGTCTCCCATTCTCtggtattaaaataatattgaaGTAAAACAACATTTCTCAAAATGTCCTTGTCATGCCTTGCTTGTTGTTGCTTAATTTCTGCAGTGAAAAGTTTGTGGTTGTTTATTTGCATCAGTCTTTGTATCCACCCAAAGTGCAAAATGAATTAGAAAAGCACTACTTTTTTTATAGTAGAACTgacattaaatgtttttataacaGTGGCTGTACAGTATACTGTCTAAGTTACTAACATGTcgtcttttatttttattcccgTTTCAGATTGTTGACGGAGTGGTTCAGAGTATAAAACTGATTACTGAAAATGCCAGCCAGCGTATAGCTCAGTTTGCATTTGAGTATGCCCGAAACAACCAAAGAAGCACAGTTACAGCTGTACACAAGGCTAACATTATGTAAGCGTCATTTTGACATTTTTCTAACCATTGCATATAGTATTTTACACAGTTCAGAAAATCAAGCAGTTCAGCAGAAAAAATGGTTAATGGTGCAATCGTTTTTTGTGCCAGTAATGAGATgcttatatatttaatttcagCTTTAACTGTGTACTTTTTTGCAGGCGCATGTCAGATGGTCTTTTTCTAAGAAAATGCCGGGACGTAGCTGAAAACTACAAAGATATTAAATTCACTGAAATGTACCTGGACACAGTATGTCTGAATGTGAGTATTATTAACTTTGTTATATTTCAATTTAGTGCATGGGAATTTAGCATTCATGAAAGGACAATGACATTGCCTACAATTTTTTGTTAagtttgtgtttaaaacaaagaTGGGGATGTATGTTCCTAATatacttttttctctctctcttagaTGGTGCAAGACCCAACTAGTTTTGATGTACTTGTAATGCCAAACTTGTATGGCGATATCCTTAGGTTAGTATAAAACACCTGCCATTACTAAGGGTTATTCCAGTATCACACTGTGGTACTAGAGGATCCTATGTAAGCATACTTTATGCACAGAAATTTTTAAACAGCAGTGAAAAGGTTACTActgccaaatatatattttacattacacattTAAATGGAATGTTTAGAAACAGCAATACAATTGCATGCATTGTTATTTAATACAATAACTTTAATAAGGAAACTTCAAATGTTTTCAGGAAGACACTATGTTAGCACACTAAAAATGCTGCTGAGATTTAGAAGGCCACATGAGTAAAAAGCTAAATTAATTGGTCTTGGGTGTTAAAACAGCTTTTTTCATTGCAGTGATTTGTGTGCTGGCTTGATTGGAGGTCTTGGAGTGACACCCAGTGGTAACATTGGCGCCAACGGAGTTGCCATATTTGAATCTGTAAGTTGAAAACCACAGATGGGCATGGTAAAGGAATAGTGTATGTGAAATAGTATTTCACAGTAGGTGGAATTACGGTGGTCCTACAGATAGTCAACTCAAAATTAGACCTTGCATGCTTGAATGCTGTAGAATAAAAGGACCACGAGATGATATTGCACATCATACGAAGCCCAGGAGTGTCATATCTTGTATTTCTGATGCATATCATACTGTGTAGTTTAACTTTGCATTCCGATTACAGtgaagcagttctgtaaatgtcatttttgttttcattatgtgTAAGTGAAGTACCACAGTGATGTCTTGTACTTGCTGTTCTTTAAAGGTGCATGGAACAGCGCCGGACATCGCAGGGAAGGACCTTGCTAACCCCACTGCTCTCCTATTGAGTGCTGTTATGATGCTACGCCACATGGGACTTCACGACCATGCCAAGAAAATTGAGAAGGCCTGCTATGATACTATTGAGAGTGAAACAGTATGTCCTGGCTATTTTAGTTAGGTCTTGCTCTTCAGTTTTCTGATTGGTTGGAATTTGTATtaacattgacttttttttttttttttttttttctaggtgcGGACCAAAGATCTTGGAGGAAATGCAAAATGTTCAGAATTCACAAATGAAATCTGTCGTAGGGTACAGGATCAGGACTAAGATTCCTTGCTGCTTTATTAATAAAACCAGTTTGCTGGCTCACTTGCATCAATGCATGTCTATGGGTCTCTCATTTACAAATTACACTATATAGCTATGAAATAAGCAACTCATGTGTGGACCTTTTTTGAATGTCTGTCATTTTGTTTTGAACAGCAAAACCATTCTTGTCCTCGTGCCTTTAATGGACTGTGACtatctgtctttttttattgCTTACATGTTCCTTATTTATTGACAAAGTACATTCTATATGCAATTCTTTTTGTAAGCCTGCAGCTATGGTTGGTTCTTATGTCCATTAAACAGTGTTTTGAAACGAGCATTTGTTTCTATGTGTTTGATGTTTTTGACtcatacttttaatgtttttaaccCTTTTAGCCTTAAGAAACACTAACCTAGGACAAGTAATTAAAGTAGCAATTTTGGACTACCTTAGCCAAGTTAACATGGTCTGGAAGCTTTTAAGGGAACTATCTTAGGGATGGGGTTGGGTTATACTGTTTATGCATTTTCAGTAAATACAAACTTTGAAATTTAAATAACTGCTAaagtaatccgtcacatatccgcccgtCAAATGTCCACCCTAACTGTTTATCCgacatgatcaagctcttcaccaatgttagttttttttattgaacagagaagattagttcagagattgtagattcTACCAAAGTGGTATATATTCTTTGCGCTGCCagtgctggtagtgtcatgtgagctgttcagtgtgttgatatgtaaataagtcctgtttgcctgcggggtgtatcatCATCAacctgtctcgatctcctgcctgtcatttAGCAGCgcatgcacgcacccacacagcagatggctaccctgtcacaagcattaataccctgtatttttctaaacaagggatttaggggagctccctaataaaagctgaatctcaaaataataattgtgaatattgtcattgttacagctgtgtatgaTGGTATTCAAAACCAGATTCATTagccgactttttacatatctgcacTTACTcgatggattactgtacagtgaaataattttaaaaagagcaCCAGTGGGGCTTAGGGAAGTGGTCTACATATTGAGGTGGTCAAATCTTCAGAAAGGTCTGTCTATAATCTGAAAGGGACTGACAGAGTGGTCTTTTTATACACATACTGTAGAGTTTGTCCGAAGGAGAGTTTATTGTAACTGTTTTTAGGTTCTCAATACTCTCCTACCAGTAAGTGGTAGTCATTTCTTGTCTCGTTCCAGTATCAACCAAGTGGCAGCTAGTTCAATCTGCAGCCTGCAATCTGCAATCATATATTACACAAGTCTAATTTAATCTGTTtgtattacatattttttataactGCTATTTCTAAGTGAATTTGCCAATCTCCAATATTTCACTGAGATTCTAATACATTTTCTGACTTAATGTTCAACATACGTTCTGAATACACCAGATATCTTGCATTGGACGATCATCGGTAATCTCCACCGTGAGTCCCATCTGAAGTCGATTTGATCTCAATCTGCTGCCTGTGGAAATGAGCAAGTCTGATTTCAAACTGTTTTCAAGTCAATCCCAGTGGCAGGTAGAAGCTTATCCTAATTGTTCTCAGGATCATTTACTCATAGCTTTCCACATGCATTACAATACTGTGTCAACTGGTTACAgacttgtataaaaaaaaaatagtgtaattTGAAATTAATTAGTCATAGTGCATGCGACATCTTGACCATGTGGCTAAAAATATTTGTATAGAATGATATTTTAACCACAATATGGTCAGTAAAGCAATTTATCAGTTTTAATAACTTGATTGGTTTGCTAAATCTTTTATCTAGCAGTCTAACAAGTCAAATACAATATTAGAAAGTGTTAGAAGTATATCCACCAGGCATACTTTTATTGTGGATAGGAACCCAGGAAAATAATTGACGTCTCAGATATCAGAAGCTTATGCAATTTCACATTTATTAATAACAATTCTTAATCCATAGTGCTTGTAGTGTTACATCTTATTGAACAATGCCTACAGGAAGGGGCGTGTCCTCCCACAATGTAAAGTCCCACCAAGGCTTTTCTTCTGTTAAGGAGGTGAGCCTGGTTTGTCCATTGCTGCTTGAGATGTGGTAGATTCTTGGGGAAGCTGGAGAGTGTTTGGTTGTGATACAAAGCTGCTTGGTCAGAAAGTCTTCAAGTATTTTAATAACCGTTTAGCCACCAGAAGCATCTATTTTTAAGTGCATACTACCATACATCGCCACAAGCAGATTGTTATGTTTTAATTAGTGCTGGTGTCAAAGTTTTTTGCATATTATGaaaatgaatttttttttgtagataaagtgatttatggctggtttcacagaccccaattaagactactcttggactaccttatgtaaggtaacattaggtagttcaacagtactgctaatcagggtctgtgaaaccagtcattgGGGTTTACAACATGTGTACTGTACAATAATCAAAAATATAAGATTGTAAAAGTTTGTTAAATAAATGGATAACTCTTAAAGTTAAACATAATGTAAAATAAGAGTAAGGTTTATGCCAAAACTAATATTATAATCTACAAGACAACGTAAATCGACAAAGTACCAGCATTGTAGATGGAGGTAATAATCAATAAAGCCATGTTTAGTTACAGTtcaatacagaaataaatcaaagGAACATTTTTtccaattcaatttttttttttggtctaataTACTTCTACTgtaataccaaaaataaaaactgtgactATGTGGTAAGCAGCTGTTATTTTCATGATGTCATAATTTAACTGTCATGTGCTAATACTGTGTCAAGCTTTgcatatacaattacattaaaattGAAACTACCAGGTACAGTACAACAAGCTATACAAGGTCTATCAATTGTTATAAAGATTTCAGTTGGAAAAAGTAACACGGCAGTGCTGTAGTTCagttctttttaattttatttttacttaatgtaGAAACTCTCAATTTCATTACTGTACATCTCGAGAACTGACTGTCTCCGGAGCTTCATTGTGGGACCTAAAAACAAACGAAAGACACAAACTTAGCTGAGTTTGGTAATCAGTGTGGTACAGGTTGAAGCACACAATTCTTCACTTATGAGCTTTGGTGCATATCGCATACTGCTGCAACTTATTTCCTTACCCAGTTCTCCACCCATGATAGAAAAATCCTTCCCCAGGACCGTCCATTTCTGAATGCGCTGAGCGTTAGAAATGGCTTTCCTGTTCACCCTGGCAATGCCTTCCTGAATGGCCTGGTACACAGCTCTGTCTTTCCCTCCAATTATATCAGACACTTTAGTGGCTTGGCTGCCGACCTGCTGGCAAAACGCGATTGCTTCAAGGCTCAATTCATCGGTGGGCTCCGCTGTCTCCGTATTGCAGACGCACTTAAGAGTCAAACAGAGAAACCATTCAGTAATATCCTTGACCGGCTGCCATCGGTCAAGTGTGTACCGTTACAATGCTGCACTGTGCTAATGGTATCTCAATGAATCCCGTTTCTAGATACTGTGCAGTAGGATTACACTTCATTTGGGATTAAATCTGAATTATGGTGCTGCTATCCTttaaaaagtaacaaaacaaacaacaatacaatGTTTTTTGGCATTTTACACAGTGTTagcacccctgtgtgtattactGAACATTCATTAAGCTGGAACAAAGACAAACGTTTCTTACacttttaccttagaattctgtTTTGAAGCTACAGATGATTTACCTTTAAAGTAAGCAGCATTGATAGGAATTTTCTTTTGTCCCCCACCAGCATGGCATTGCTAATAATGGGGAGCTCCTTTTTCACAAGGTCTTCAATGGGCACTGGTGCAACGTTTTCACCGCCCGCAGTGATAATCAGTTCTACATGCCAAACACATTACAAGACAAGACACGTTTGTAACACGAAGACCTATCATCATACAACATTCCTCAACATAAAAACATATTATACAGTAGTCTCGGTTGAGGCCATTAAATACAGGGAATAGCTGAATTCAAGGTGTAATAACCATTAAGAGTTCTTGCCTCTCGCTAGCATAACAACATTCATGCAGGGCctttattagtttaaaaactaTGTTGTTTGTATTCACTTTTACCCCAATG
This window harbors:
- the LOC117427848 gene encoding isocitrate dehydrogenase [NAD] subunit alpha, mitochondrial isoform X2, whose amino-acid sequence is MAGNAWRSTVSRVLGAVKNQTSVTRGYAGGIQTVTIIPGDGIGPEISDAVIKIFDSAQVPIHWEERNVTAIKGPGGKWMIPPEAKESMDKSKIGLKGPLKTPIAAGHPSMNLLLRKTFDLYANVRPCVSIEGYKTPYTDVDLVTIRENTEGEYSGIEHVIVDGVVQSIKLITENASQRIAQFAFEYARNNQRSTVTAVHKANIMRMSDGLFLRKCRDVAENYKDIKFTEMYLDTVCLNMVQDPTSFDVLVMPNLYGDILSDLCAGLIGGLGVTPSGNIGANGVAIFESVHGTAPDIAGKDLANPTALLLSAVMMLRHMGLHDHAKKIEKACYDTIESETVRTKDLGGNAKCSEFTNEICRRVQDQD
- the LOC117427848 gene encoding isocitrate dehydrogenase [NAD] subunit alpha, mitochondrial isoform X1, with amino-acid sequence MAGNAWRSTIQNLLGKYGLWLAGTEKPQPQEVSRVLGAVKNQTSVTRGYAGGIQTVTIIPGDGIGPEISDAVIKIFDSAQVPIHWEERNVTAIKGPGGKWMIPPEAKESMDKSKIGLKGPLKTPIAAGHPSMNLLLRKTFDLYANVRPCVSIEGYKTPYTDVDLVTIRENTEGEYSGIEHVIVDGVVQSIKLITENASQRIAQFAFEYARNNQRSTVTAVHKANIMRMSDGLFLRKCRDVAENYKDIKFTEMYLDTVCLNMVQDPTSFDVLVMPNLYGDILSDLCAGLIGGLGVTPSGNIGANGVAIFESVHGTAPDIAGKDLANPTALLLSAVMMLRHMGLHDHAKKIEKACYDTIESETVRTKDLGGNAKCSEFTNEICRRVQDQD